The following proteins come from a genomic window of Campylobacter concisus:
- a CDS encoding zonular occludens toxin domain-containing protein: MLSLIIGPPRSGKTYKAVHIINDEYELHLKNESKYRFIYTNINGLKFDHFDGFVKQYDKNDFLTAVSQEYTLSSQYENGFLDNIDNYDEYALKNGIYENYHHCLIVLDEAYNTFTKTFNDSLGRFLSYHGHFGIDIIFLFQSKRQTNREYLVHTELMYMAQPSGKRLFSSLFKYKVYSTSSNFNYNLIRSENLKFNQKVSDLYSSGSKEIYKSYATKKILFLIIFIIASYAIYKFLEPKHEPAQSTIQDTRFVDLNTSDSKKPKTISNSVDNSDINTTIFNNNRIYLRITCFPNGCKFRNYAIDLSLDSFLELLSFSNCHIFLQDKKSGNYIDYFVSCHADFERVLKSLENSSQGFANEKSPKTDSSPMLPTLK, from the coding sequence ATGTTAAGTTTGATTATAGGTCCGCCACGTTCTGGTAAAACTTACAAAGCTGTTCATATAATAAACGATGAATACGAATTACATTTAAAAAATGAATCAAAGTATAGATTTATTTATACTAATATTAACGGCTTAAAATTTGATCATTTTGATGGCTTTGTAAAGCAATATGATAAAAATGATTTTCTTACCGCTGTTAGTCAAGAATATACGCTTAGTTCTCAATATGAAAATGGCTTTTTAGATAATATAGATAATTATGATGAGTATGCTTTAAAAAATGGCATCTATGAAAATTATCATCATTGTTTGATAGTTCTTGATGAAGCTTACAACACCTTTACAAAAACATTTAACGATAGTCTTGGTAGGTTTTTAAGTTATCATGGACATTTTGGCATTGATATTATTTTTTTATTTCAGTCTAAACGTCAGACAAATAGAGAATATTTAGTTCATACTGAATTAATGTATATGGCCCAGCCTAGTGGCAAAAGGCTCTTTAGTAGTCTTTTTAAATATAAGGTTTATAGCACTTCGTCTAATTTTAATTATAATCTTATTCGCTCTGAAAATCTAAAATTTAATCAAAAAGTATCAGATTTATATAGTAGTGGCTCAAAAGAAATTTATAAAAGCTATGCAACTAAAAAGATCTTATTTTTAATAATTTTTATTATAGCTTCTTACGCTATATATAAATTTCTAGAGCCTAAGCATGAGCCAGCTCAATCAACTATTCAAGATACTAGATTTGTTGATTTAAATACTTCTGATTCTAAAAAGCCTAAAACAATTTCAAATAGCGTAGATAATTCAGATATAAACACCACTATTTTTAATAACAATAGAATCTATCTAAGGATAACTTGCTTTCCAAATGGTTGTAAATTTAGAAATTATGCCATTGATTTATCTTTAGATAGCTTCTTAGAACTTCTTTCTTTTTCAAACTGCCATATATTCTTACAAGATAAGAAGTCAGGCAACTACATTGATTATTTTGTTTCTTGCCATGCAGATTTTGAAAGAGTTTTAAAAAGCTTAGAAAATTCATCACAAGGGTTTGCAAATGAAAAATCTCCAAAGACTGATTCTAGTCCTATGCTTCCTACTCTCAAGTAG